A section of the Malus sylvestris chromosome 17, drMalSylv7.2, whole genome shotgun sequence genome encodes:
- the LOC126612544 gene encoding DEAD-box ATP-dependent RNA helicase 24-like isoform X2 → MSKRKFGFEGFGINKQSSFDFERPQQAPQRLYVPPSSRGGNSHDNYEDADLDNIDYDDNDGSKDPGSEDDNHGNGGGGDEEVDPLDAFMEGIHEEVRSAPPPKPKAKAEKYKDDEEEDHMESFLRAKKDVVLTLASDALHAGYDSDEEVYAAAKAVDAGLLEYDSDDNPIVLDKRKIEPIPALDHSSIDYEPFNKDFYEEKESISGMSEEDVFEYKKSLAIRTSGFDVPRPVKTFEDCGFSSQLMAAIKKQDYRKPTPIQCEALPIVLSGRDIIGIAKTGSGKTAAFVLPMIVHIMDQPELQKEEGPIGVICAPTRELAHQIYLESKKFAKSHGIRVSTVYGGMSKLDQFKELKAGCEIVVATPGRLIDMLKMKALTMQRATYLVLDEADRMFDLGFEPQIRSIVGQIRPDRQTLLFSATMPRKVEKLAREILSDPIRATVGEVGMANEDITQVDHVIPSDDEKLPWLLEKLPGMIDEGDVLVFASKKAAVDEIESQLAQKGFKVTALHGDKDQASRMDILQKFKSGIYHVLVATDVAARGLDIKSIKSVVNFDIAKDMDMHVHRIGRTGRAGDKDGTAYTLITQKEARFAGELVNSLVAAGQIVSTELMDLAMKDGRFRSKRDSRKGGGKTGRGRGGGGRGVRGVDFGLGIGYNTESNSSSSNTVPSRSAAVTPQRTGMMSQFKTKFVAASSNSPSQGSANNSSVPNRPALRGFVSGGSIGGDVYRTQTASTITPAPPTSVVNKTAARNTGANTSQKASESSRDKPRERRRRSGWDC, encoded by the exons atgtCGAAGAGAAAATTCGGATTCGAAGGCTTTGGCATAAACAAGCAATCCTCCTTCGACTTCGAGCGGCCCCAGCAAGCCCCTCAGCGGCTCTACGTCCCTCCGTCGTCGCGCGGCGGAAACAGCCACGACAACTACGAAGACGCCGACCTCGACAACATCGATTACGACGACAACGATGGTTCCAAGGACCCCGGGAGTGAAGACGACAACCATGGAAACGGTGGTGGCGGTGATGAGGAAGTCGATCCTCTGGATGCTTTCATGGAGGGGATTCACGAGGAGGTGAGGTCAGCTCCGCCGCCGAAGCCGAAAGCGAAGGCCGAGAAGTACAAGGACGATGAGGAGGAGGATCATATGGAGAGTTTTCTGAGAGCTAAGAAGGACGTGGTGCTCACGCTGGCATCGGATGCTTTACACGCCGGATATGACTCCGATGAGGAGGTATATGCGGCCGCCAAGGCCGTCGATGCCGGGTTGTTGGAGTACGATTCAGATGATAATCCCATTGTTCTGGACAAGAGGAAGATCGAGCCGATTCCAGCTCTCGATCATAGTTCAATTGACTACGAGCCGTTTAATAAGGATTTTTACGAGGAGAAAGAGTCGATTTCAG GGATGAGTGAGGAGGATGTTTTTGAGTACAAGAAAAGCTTGGCCATCCGTACGTCGGGTTTTGATGTACCGAGGCCAGTTAAGACATTTGAAGATTGTGGATTTTCTTCACAACTCATGGCTGCCATAAAAAAACAAGACTACCGAAAGCCGACGCCAATACAATGCGAAGCTCTACCCATAGTTCTTTCCGGGAGAGATATAATTGGTATTGCGAAAACTGGTTCTGGAAAGACTGCCGCTTTTGTCCTTCCGATGATTGTCCACATTATGGATCAGCCAGAACTTCAAAAAGAAGAAGGTCCCATTGGAGTGATATGTGCTCCTACTAGAGAGCTAGCGCACCAAATATACTTAGAGTCCAAAAAATTTGCGAAATCACATGGGATACGTGTCTCAACTGTATATGGTGGAATGTCTAAGCTTGATCAGTTCAAAGAACTTAAGGCAGGATGTGAAATAGTTGTTGCTACTCCTGGGAGATTGATAGACATGCTTAAAATGAAGGCACTGACAATGCAAAGGGCAACTTACCTAGTACTTGATGAGGCTGATCGGATGTTTGACCTTGGGTTTGAGCCTCAAATTAGATCTATTGTTGGTCAGATTCGGCCAGACCGACAGACATTGCTCTTTTCTGCGACAATGCCCCGTAAAGTTGAAAAATTGGCTAGGGAGATTCTCTCAGATCCTATAAGAGCTACAGTGGGTGAGGTGGGAATGGCCAATGAGGATATCACTCAGGTTGATCATGTAATTCCTTCTGATGATGAGAAGCTTCCCTGGCTTCTTGAGAAGTTACCTGGAATGATTGATGAGGGTGATGTTTTAGTATTTGCTTCAAAAAAAGCTGCAGTGGATGAGATCGAGTCACAGCTTGCTCAGAAAGGTTTTAAAGTCACAGCTCTGCATGGTGACAAGGACCAGGCATCTCGGATGGATATTTTGCAAAAATTTAAATCTGGCATTTACCATGTTCTTGTTGCAACTGATGTTGCTGCTCGTGGTCTTGACATCAAGTCAATTAAGTCAGTTGTGAACTTTGATATTGCAAAAGACATGGACATGCACGTCCATCGAATTGGTAGAACAGGTCGGGCTGGTGATAAGGATGGCACTGCGTACACTCTTATTACACAGAAAGAGGCACGTTTCGCCGGCGAGTTGGTTAATAGCTTGGTTGCTGCTGGTCAGATTGTCTCCACGGAGCTCATGGACCTTGCGATGAAG GATGGTAGATTCAGGTCAAAACGTGATTCAAGAAAAGGAG GTGGAAAGACAGGTAGAGGAAGGGGCGGCGGTGGTCGAGGTGTGCGTGGGGTGGATTTTGGTCTGGGTATTGGATATAATACGGAGTCCAATAGTTCTTCATCGAATACTGTTCCTAGTCGATCTGCCGCAGTAACTCCTCAGAGGACAGGAATGATGTCTCAGTTCAAGACTAAATTTGTTGCCGCTTCATCTAACTCTCCAAGTCAAGGTTCAGCTAACAACTCTAGTGTGCCCAACAGACCGGCATTACGAGGATTTGTATCCGGTGGTTCAATCGGTGGGGATGTATATAGAACTCAGACAGCCAGTACAATTACTCCTGCTCCTCCTACATCAGTGGTAAATAAAACTGCTGCTCGGAACACCGGAGCAAATACAAGTCAGAAGGCCTCCGAAAG TTCTAGAGATAAACCTAGAGAAAGGCGGCGGCGCTCC
- the LOC126612544 gene encoding DEAD-box ATP-dependent RNA helicase 24-like isoform X3 has translation MSKRKFGFEGFGINKQSSFDFERPQQAPQRLYVPPSSRGGNSHDNYEDADLDNIDYDDNDGSKDPGSEDDNHGNGGGGDEEVDPLDAFMEGIHEEVRSAPPPKPKAKAEKYKDDEEEDHMESFLRAKKDVVLTLASDALHAGYDSDEEVYAAAKAVDAGLLEYDSDDNPIVLDKRKIEPIPALDHSSIDYEPFNKDFYEEKESISGMSEEDVFEYKKSLAIRTSGFDVPRPVKTFEDCGFSSQLMAAIKKQDYRKPTPIQCEALPIVLSGRDIIGIAKTGSGKTAAFVLPMIVHIMDQPELQKEEGPIGVICAPTRELAHQIYLESKKFAKSHGIRVSTVYGGMSKLDQFKELKAGCEIVVATPGRLIDMLKMKALTMQRATYLVLDEADRMFDLGFEPQIRSIVGQIRPDRQTLLFSATMPRKVEKLAREILSDPIRATVGEVGMANEDITQVDHVIPSDDEKLPWLLEKLPGMIDEGDVLVFASKKAAVDEIESQLAQKGFKVTALHGDKDQASRMDILQKFKSGIYHVLVATDVAARGLDIKSIKSVVNFDIAKDMDMHVHRIGRTGRAGDKDGTAYTLITQKEARFAGELVNSLVAAGQIVSTELMDLAMKDGRFRSKRDSRKGGGKTGRGRGGGGRGVRGVDFGLGIGYNTESNSSSSNTVPSRSAAVTPQRTGMMSQFKTKFVAASSNSPSQGSANNSSVPNRPALRGFVSGGSIGGDVYRTQTASTITPAPPTSVVNKTAARNTGANTSQKASESSRDKPRERRRRSGWDC, from the exons atgtCGAAGAGAAAATTCGGATTCGAAGGCTTTGGCATAAACAAGCAATCCTCCTTCGACTTCGAGCGGCCCCAGCAAGCCCCTCAGCGGCTCTACGTCCCTCCGTCGTCGCGCGGCGGAAACAGCCACGACAACTACGAAGACGCCGACCTCGACAACATCGATTACGACGACAACGATGGTTCCAAGGACCCCGGGAGTGAAGACGACAACCATGGAAACGGTGGTGGCGGTGATGAGGAAGTCGATCCTCTGGATGCTTTCATGGAGGGGATTCACGAGGAGGTGAGGTCAGCTCCGCCGCCGAAGCCGAAAGCGAAGGCCGAGAAGTACAAGGACGATGAGGAGGAGGATCATATGGAGAGTTTTCTGAGAGCTAAGAAGGACGTGGTGCTCACGCTGGCATCGGATGCTTTACACGCCGGATATGACTCCGATGAGGAGGTATATGCGGCCGCCAAGGCCGTCGATGCCGGGTTGTTGGAGTACGATTCAGATGATAATCCCATTGTTCTGGACAAGAGGAAGATCGAGCCGATTCCAGCTCTCGATCATAGTTCAATTGACTACGAGCCGTTTAATAAGGATTTTTACGAGGAGAAAGAGTCGATTTCAG GGATGAGTGAGGAGGATGTTTTTGAGTACAAGAAAAGCTTGGCCATCCGTACGTCGGGTTTTGATGTACCGAGGCCAGTTAAGACATTTGAAGATTGTGGATTTTCTTCACAACTCATGGCTGCCATAAAAAAACAAGACTACCGAAAGCCGACGCCAATACAATGCGAAGCTCTACCCATAGTTCTTTCCGGGAGAGATATAATTGGTATTGCGAAAACTGGTTCTGGAAAGACTGCCGCTTTTGTCCTTCCGATGATTGTCCACATTATGGATCAGCCAGAACTTCAAAAAGAAGAAGGTCCCATTGGAGTGATATGTGCTCCTACTAGAGAGCTAGCGCACCAAATATACTTAGAGTCCAAAAAATTTGCGAAATCACATGGGATACGTGTCTCAACTGTATATGGTGGAATGTCTAAGCTTGATCAGTTCAAAGAACTTAAGGCAGGATGTGAAATAGTTGTTGCTACTCCTGGGAGATTGATAGACATGCTTAAAATGAAGGCACTGACAATGCAAAGGGCAACTTACCTAGTACTTGATGAGGCTGATCGGATGTTTGACCTTGGGTTTGAGCCTCAAATTAGATCTATTGTTGGTCAGATTCGGCCAGACCGACAGACATTGCTCTTTTCTGCGACAATGCCCCGTAAAGTTGAAAAATTGGCTAGGGAGATTCTCTCAGATCCTATAAGAGCTACAGTGGGTGAGGTGGGAATGGCCAATGAGGATATCACTCAGGTTGATCATGTAATTCCTTCTGATGATGAGAAGCTTCCCTGGCTTCTTGAGAAGTTACCTGGAATGATTGATGAGGGTGATGTTTTAGTATTTGCTTCAAAAAAAGCTGCAGTGGATGAGATCGAGTCACAGCTTGCTCAGAAAGGTTTTAAAGTCACAGCTCTGCATGGTGACAAGGACCAGGCATCTCGGATGGATATTTTGCAAAAATTTAAATCTGGCATTTACCATGTTCTTGTTGCAACTGATGTTGCTGCTCGTGGTCTTGACATCAAGTCAATTAAGTCAGTTGTGAACTTTGATATTGCAAAAGACATGGACATGCACGTCCATCGAATTGGTAGAACAGGTCGGGCTGGTGATAAGGATGGCACTGCGTACACTCTTATTACACAGAAAGAGGCACGTTTCGCCGGCGAGTTGGTTAATAGCTTGGTTGCTGCTGGTCAGATTGTCTCCACGGAGCTCATGGACCTTGCGATGAAG GATGGTAGATTCAGGTCAAAACGTGATTCAAGAAAAGGAG GTGGAAAGACAGGTAGAGGAAGGGGCGGCGGTGGTCGAGGTGTGCGTGGGGTGGATTTTGGTCTGGGTATTGGATATAATACGGAGTCCAATAGTTCTTCATCGAATACTGTTCCTAGTCGATCTGCCGCAGTAACTCCTCAGAGGACAGGAATGATGTCTCAGTTCAAGACTAAATTTGTTGCCGCTTCATCTAACTCTCCAAGTCAAGGTTCAGCTAACAACTCTAGTGTGCCCAACAGACCGGCATTACGAGGATTTGTATCCGGTGGTTCAATCGGTGGGGATGTATATAGAACTCAGACAGCCAGTACAATTACTCCTGCTCCTCCTACATCAGTGGTAAATAAAACTGCTGCTCGGAACACCGGAGCAAATACAAGTCAGAAGGCCTCCGAAAG TTCTAGAGATAAACCTAGAGAAAGGCGGCGGCGC TCCGGTTGGGACTGTTAA
- the LOC126612544 gene encoding DEAD-box ATP-dependent RNA helicase 24-like isoform X1 gives MSKRKFGFEGFGINKQSSFDFERPQQAPQRLYVPPSSRGGNSHDNYEDADLDNIDYDDNDGSKDPGSEDDNHGNGGGGDEEVDPLDAFMEGIHEEVRSAPPPKPKAKAEKYKDDEEEDHMESFLRAKKDVVLTLASDALHAGYDSDEEVYAAAKAVDAGLLEYDSDDNPIVLDKRKIEPIPALDHSSIDYEPFNKDFYEEKESISGMSEEDVFEYKKSLAIRTSGFDVPRPVKTFEDCGFSSQLMAAIKKQDYRKPTPIQCEALPIVLSGRDIIGIAKTGSGKTAAFVLPMIVHIMDQPELQKEEGPIGVICAPTRELAHQIYLESKKFAKSHGIRVSTVYGGMSKLDQFKELKAGCEIVVATPGRLIDMLKMKALTMQRATYLVLDEADRMFDLGFEPQIRSIVGQIRPDRQTLLFSATMPRKVEKLAREILSDPIRATVGEVGMANEDITQVDHVIPSDDEKLPWLLEKLPGMIDEGDVLVFASKKAAVDEIESQLAQKGFKVTALHGDKDQASRMDILQKFKSGIYHVLVATDVAARGLDIKSIKSVVNFDIAKDMDMHVHRIGRTGRAGDKDGTAYTLITQKEARFAGELVNSLVAAGQIVSTELMDLAMKDGRFRSKRDSRKGGGKTGRGRGGGGRGVRGVDFGLGIGYNTESNSSSSNTVPSRSAAVTPQRTGMMSQFKTKFVAASSNSPSQGSANNSSVPNRPALRGFVSGGSIGGDVYRTQTASTITPAPPTSVVNKTAARNTGANTSQKASESSRDKPRERRRRSGWDC, from the exons atgtCGAAGAGAAAATTCGGATTCGAAGGCTTTGGCATAAACAAGCAATCCTCCTTCGACTTCGAGCGGCCCCAGCAAGCCCCTCAGCGGCTCTACGTCCCTCCGTCGTCGCGCGGCGGAAACAGCCACGACAACTACGAAGACGCCGACCTCGACAACATCGATTACGACGACAACGATGGTTCCAAGGACCCCGGGAGTGAAGACGACAACCATGGAAACGGTGGTGGCGGTGATGAGGAAGTCGATCCTCTGGATGCTTTCATGGAGGGGATTCACGAGGAGGTGAGGTCAGCTCCGCCGCCGAAGCCGAAAGCGAAGGCCGAGAAGTACAAGGACGATGAGGAGGAGGATCATATGGAGAGTTTTCTGAGAGCTAAGAAGGACGTGGTGCTCACGCTGGCATCGGATGCTTTACACGCCGGATATGACTCCGATGAGGAGGTATATGCGGCCGCCAAGGCCGTCGATGCCGGGTTGTTGGAGTACGATTCAGATGATAATCCCATTGTTCTGGACAAGAGGAAGATCGAGCCGATTCCAGCTCTCGATCATAGTTCAATTGACTACGAGCCGTTTAATAAGGATTTTTACGAGGAGAAAGAGTCGATTTCAG GGATGAGTGAGGAGGATGTTTTTGAGTACAAGAAAAGCTTGGCCATCCGTACGTCGGGTTTTGATGTACCGAGGCCAGTTAAGACATTTGAAGATTGTGGATTTTCTTCACAACTCATGGCTGCCATAAAAAAACAAGACTACCGAAAGCCGACGCCAATACAATGCGAAGCTCTACCCATAGTTCTTTCCGGGAGAGATATAATTGGTATTGCGAAAACTGGTTCTGGAAAGACTGCCGCTTTTGTCCTTCCGATGATTGTCCACATTATGGATCAGCCAGAACTTCAAAAAGAAGAAGGTCCCATTGGAGTGATATGTGCTCCTACTAGAGAGCTAGCGCACCAAATATACTTAGAGTCCAAAAAATTTGCGAAATCACATGGGATACGTGTCTCAACTGTATATGGTGGAATGTCTAAGCTTGATCAGTTCAAAGAACTTAAGGCAGGATGTGAAATAGTTGTTGCTACTCCTGGGAGATTGATAGACATGCTTAAAATGAAGGCACTGACAATGCAAAGGGCAACTTACCTAGTACTTGATGAGGCTGATCGGATGTTTGACCTTGGGTTTGAGCCTCAAATTAGATCTATTGTTGGTCAGATTCGGCCAGACCGACAGACATTGCTCTTTTCTGCGACAATGCCCCGTAAAGTTGAAAAATTGGCTAGGGAGATTCTCTCAGATCCTATAAGAGCTACAGTGGGTGAGGTGGGAATGGCCAATGAGGATATCACTCAGGTTGATCATGTAATTCCTTCTGATGATGAGAAGCTTCCCTGGCTTCTTGAGAAGTTACCTGGAATGATTGATGAGGGTGATGTTTTAGTATTTGCTTCAAAAAAAGCTGCAGTGGATGAGATCGAGTCACAGCTTGCTCAGAAAGGTTTTAAAGTCACAGCTCTGCATGGTGACAAGGACCAGGCATCTCGGATGGATATTTTGCAAAAATTTAAATCTGGCATTTACCATGTTCTTGTTGCAACTGATGTTGCTGCTCGTGGTCTTGACATCAAGTCAATTAAGTCAGTTGTGAACTTTGATATTGCAAAAGACATGGACATGCACGTCCATCGAATTGGTAGAACAGGTCGGGCTGGTGATAAGGATGGCACTGCGTACACTCTTATTACACAGAAAGAGGCACGTTTCGCCGGCGAGTTGGTTAATAGCTTGGTTGCTGCTGGTCAGATTGTCTCCACGGAGCTCATGGACCTTGCGATGAAG GATGGTAGATTCAGGTCAAAACGTGATTCAAGAAAAGGAG GTGGAAAGACAGGTAGAGGAAGGGGCGGCGGTGGTCGAGGTGTGCGTGGGGTGGATTTTGGTCTGGGTATTGGATATAATACGGAGTCCAATAGTTCTTCATCGAATACTGTTCCTAGTCGATCTGCCGCAGTAACTCCTCAGAGGACAGGAATGATGTCTCAGTTCAAGACTAAATTTGTTGCCGCTTCATCTAACTCTCCAAGTCAAGGTTCAGCTAACAACTCTAGTGTGCCCAACAGACCGGCATTACGAGGATTTGTATCCGGTGGTTCAATCGGTGGGGATGTATATAGAACTCAGACAGCCAGTACAATTACTCCTGCTCCTCCTACATCAGTGGTAAATAAAACTGCTGCTCGGAACACCGGAGCAAATACAAGTCAGAAGGCCTCCGAAAG TTCTAGAGATAAACCTAGAGAAAGGCGGCGGCGCTCCGGTTGGGACTGTTAA
- the LOC126612546 gene encoding uncharacterized protein LOC126612546, whose product MSGPSDRRFDLNLGEETATPSPDNIWRPSFISPTGPLTVGDSVMKNDMTAAVVARNLLTPKDNRLLSKRSDELAVKDSLALSVQCAGSVSNMAQRLFARTRQVESLAAEVMSLKQEIRGLKHENKQLHRLAHDYATNMKRKLDQMKESDGKVLLDHQRFVGLFQRHLLPSSSGAVPGNEASNDEPPMPPPSGVLSSTEAPDNHPPVLSLSGALPTAETSPKQPL is encoded by the coding sequence atgtctggaccctccgaccgtcgttttgacttgaaccttggagaagagacagccacgccttctccagacaacatatggcgcccatccttcatatcccctactggtcctcttaccgttggggattctgtgatgaagaatgatatgaccgctgcagtggtggccaggaaccttctcactcccaaagataacagactactttccaaacggtctgatgagttggctgttaaggactctctggctcttagtgttcagtgtgcaggttctgtgtctaatatggcccaacgcctatttgctagaacccgccaagttgaatcattggctgctgaagtgatgagtctcaaacaggagattagagggctcaagcatgagaataagcagttgcaccggctcgcccatgactatgctacaaacatgaagaggaagcttgaccagatgaaggaatctgatggtaaggttttacttgatcatcagcggtttgtgggtttgttccaaaggcatttattgccttcgtcctctggggctgtacctggtaatgaagcttcaaatgatgaacctccaatgcctcctccttctggggttttgtcaagtactgaggctccggataaccaccctccggtgctttctctttctggggctctaccgactgctgagacttcccctaagcaacctttgtga